Within Montipora foliosa isolate CH-2021 chromosome 3, ASM3666993v2, whole genome shotgun sequence, the genomic segment GAATTATTACCGTAGCTATCGGTTGAATAAGGCAGATAGGCATTTGAACAAAGATATGCACTGTTTTCAACCGCAGTTATTTTGTAGTGATGTCAGTAGACACTACCTAACTTCTTTAATTCAGACGAAATTTCGATATCATTGCAAAAAAACTTAATCTTGAATTTTTGTACGGTTGCAGTTAATGTTATACAGTGATCATCAATATTCTGTTTTaccagtaaacaaaaaaaacatactacAGTATTACTTTACAAATTTTGTAGGCCAAAGAGAGAATTATTCCTAGCAAATGCAATTTTATGTTTACACATGCTTGTGGACAAGAAAATGTTTACATATGCTGTGCTAAATTAGAGCAAATTTTATCTATTTCAGAGttgatttccttttttaaatGTGGTAGGACTAGTTTATGTTTTTTGTGGCATTAATATATCTGATGAATATAACTCTTCTTATTATAGAAATTCTCAGATGAAATGGAGTGGAGAGCACGATGTAATGCTAGGAAGGGAAATTATGTTGTTTGAATTATGGAAATATAAGGCAGGGAGCCGTGAAAGGGGCCAATGCCTAGATAGAATTGCTGAGAGTCTTAATCATTTAGAGAGGCCATCCTTTAGTGTGTCTCAAAAATCTGTGAGAGACAGGCTTAAGATATTAGAGCGAGATTttaaaaagaaggaaagatCTGAGAAAAATGCTTCTGGGATTTCTCCAGAAAAGACAGAAATCGATCAAATAATGGAAGACTACTTGGAACAGAAGGAAGATCAAGAGAGGGAGTCAGAGAAGGCCTCAGAGGAATCTCGGGATAAGGCGGCAAAGGACAAGGCTACAGCAGAAGACATGAGAAACAAGGCAATGGAACGTctatcagaaacaaagaaaagagctGGGTCTGATCTGccaacaaagaaaaggaaacacaaTGGAAATGACACCCTGGAATATTTGAGAGAGGCATCAGATAGAGAATGTGAATTAAAAAAGCAAGAACTTGAATTTAAAATGGAACAGGAGAAGAGTGCAGCTGCCCAACAAACCCTTATGCTTCAGCAAATGAAGAATCAGCAAGAgcaatttcaaaca encodes:
- the LOC137994822 gene encoding inner centromere protein-like; protein product: MADEASHLATATTTRNSQMKWSGEHDVMLGREIMLFELWKYKAGSRERGQCLDRIAESLNHLERPSFSVSQKSVRDRLKILERDFKKKERSEKNASGISPEKTEIDQIMEDYLEQKEDQERESEKASEESRDKAAKDKATAEDMRNKAMERLSETKKRAGSDLPTKKRKHNGNDTLEYLREASDRECELKKQELEFKMEQEKSAAAQQTLMLQQMKNQQEQFQTMLQMFMQQQQTQSEALLELLKKRN